A genomic window from Brevibacillus agri includes:
- a CDS encoding response regulator, producing the protein MARILVVDDAAFMRLRLTDILTKGGHEVIGEAENGLEAIEKYAQLKPDLVTMDITMPVMEGIDAVKGIKKIDPNASVIMCSAMGQQQMVLNAIQAGAKDFVVKPFQADRVLDAIKKIV; encoded by the coding sequence ATGGCTAGAATATTAGTCGTTGATGATGCTGCGTTCATGAGACTACGGTTAACGGACATTTTGACAAAAGGCGGGCATGAGGTAATTGGTGAGGCTGAGAATGGTTTGGAGGCAATAGAAAAATATGCACAATTAAAGCCTGATTTAGTCACAATGGATATTACAATGCCTGTGATGGAGGGAATAGATGCCGTAAAGGGCATTAAGAAAATCGATCCCAATGCATCAGTTATCATGTGTTCTGCTATGGGACAACAACAAATGGTTCTAAATGCTATTCAGGCTGGCGCGAAAGATTTTGTGGTGAAACCTTTTCAAGCAGACCGGGTACTCGATGCCATCAAAAAGATTGTCTAG
- a CDS encoding CheB methylesterase domain-containing protein, with product MQSILPRFTPDFPAGIVVVQHMPPGFTKPLADRFDTICNLKVKEAEDGDVVMPGIIYIAPAGYQTLFQKTNDGKTILKIVLDESKLYKPSIDVTIHSASLIYRDRLLVVILTGMGTDGLIGCSEVKRQRGHVIAEAEESCIVYGMPKAVYEAGYADRQVSLPNIYQEILSFI from the coding sequence ATGCAATCCATTCTGCCTCGATTTACGCCGGACTTTCCGGCAGGAATTGTGGTTGTACAACATATGCCGCCCGGATTTACCAAACCTTTGGCAGACCGTTTCGATACTATTTGTAATTTAAAAGTGAAAGAAGCAGAAGATGGCGATGTTGTGATGCCAGGGATCATTTATATTGCTCCTGCAGGGTATCAAACTTTATTTCAAAAAACAAATGACGGAAAGACCATACTAAAAATTGTGCTGGATGAGAGCAAATTGTACAAGCCATCCATTGATGTTACGATTCATTCCGCATCTTTGATTTATCGCGACCGTTTATTGGTCGTTATTCTTACAGGAATGGGCACGGATGGGTTAATTGGTTGTAGTGAAGTGAAGCGGCAACGGGGTCATGTGATCGCTGAAGCTGAAGAATCATGTATCGTATATGGTATGCCTAAAGCTGTTTATGAGGCGGGGTACGCTGATCGACAAGTGTCTTTACCTAATATATATCAAGAGATTCTATCATTTATTTAG
- the sigK gene encoding RNA polymerase sporulation sigma factor SigK produces MSSIIAALSLVFKELLMFVAYVKNNAFPQPLQDTEEEKYLRLMAKGDPYARNKLIEHNLRLVAHIVKKFENTGEDSEDLISIGTIGLIKAIESYQVEKGTKLATYAARCIENEILMHLRSLKKTKKDVSLHDPIGTDKEGNEITLIDVLGTETDAVVDAVQLKLESNKIYQHIHILDDREKEVIIGRFGLDQDKEKTQREIARELGISRSYVSRIEKRALMKLFNEFYRTKQTQGR; encoded by the coding sequence ATGTCCAGCATCATCGCGGCGCTTTCCCTTGTGTTCAAGGAACTTCTCATGTTTGTCGCTTATGTCAAGAACAACGCGTTCCCCCAGCCTCTTCAGGATACGGAAGAAGAAAAGTACCTCCGACTCATGGCAAAAGGCGATCCGTACGCCCGCAACAAGCTGATCGAGCACAATTTGCGGCTGGTGGCGCATATTGTGAAGAAATTCGAAAACACCGGCGAAGACAGTGAAGATCTGATCTCCATCGGCACGATCGGACTCATCAAGGCGATCGAGAGCTACCAGGTGGAGAAGGGAACCAAGCTTGCTACGTATGCGGCGCGTTGTATTGAAAACGAAATCCTGATGCACCTTCGCAGTTTGAAGAAGACCAAAAAGGACGTTTCCCTGCACGATCCCATCGGCACGGACAAGGAAGGCAATGAGATCACGCTCATCGATGTGCTCGGTACGGAGACGGACGCAGTGGTGGATGCTGTCCAGCTCAAGCTGGAATCGAACAAGATTTATCAGCACATCCACATCCTCGACGATCGGGAAAAAGAGGTTATCATTGGCAGGTTTGGACTCGATCAGGACAAAGAAAAAACGCAGCGCGAAATTGCCCGCGAGCTTGGCATTTCCCGTTCGTACGTCTCCCGCATCGAGAAGCGGGCACTGATGAAGCTGTTCAATGAGTTTTACCGGACGAAACAGACACAGGGGAGATAA